A stretch of the Fusarium musae strain F31 chromosome 2, whole genome shotgun sequence genome encodes the following:
- a CDS encoding hypothetical protein (BUSCO:EOG092657UN), translating to MPKAEVGSTKYVANRMKAKGLQRLRWYCQVCEKQCRDANGFRQHTMSESHVRQMLLVGEDPKKYIKSYTQQFQSDFLQLLRTGHGEKQVHINQFYQEYIRNKEHIHMNATSFASLTEFAKHLGREGICRVEENDKGIHIAWIDRSPEALRRQEALRRKEAQDQGNEEIEQRMIREQIKRAQATAGSREEEKEEDNEARELKRQEGEKIKLSFGAKPAASETKSSESPAPDMTAPEAESSKTADTTTDKGKEPEVAPAKPGGFGGLSMKLGGKPQTKNVFAQAKKNALASGSKKPAKIEQPKKMSEAERIMKEEMEKKRSRESAGFSFGMGSGKKQRNI from the exons atgCCAAAGGCCGAGGTCGGTTCAACGAAATACGTCGCAAACCGcatgaaggccaagggcCTTCAGCGTTTAAGATGGTACTGTCAAGTTTGCG AAAAGCAATGCAGAGACGCGAATGGCTTCCGTCAGCACACA ATGTCCGAATCTCACGTTCGACAAATGTTGCTTGTCGGCGAAGACCCCAAGAAATACATAAAATCCTACACGCAGCAGTTTCAGTCAGActttctccagcttctcagGACCGGTCACGGTGAAAAACAGGTCCATATCAACCAATTTTATCAGGAGTACATACGAAACAAAGAACACATACATATGAATGCCACCTCTTTTGCCAGCTTAACGGAATTCGCAAAACATCTTGGTCGCGAGGGAATCTGCCGCGTTGAAGAAAACGATAAGGGTATTCACATAGCGTGGATAGACCGATCTCCAGAAGCCCTAAGACGACAGGAAGCATTAAGGCGCAAAGAGGCCCAGGATCAAGGCAACGAGGAGATAGAACAACGAATGATTCGGGAGCAGATTAAGCGAGCACAAGCCACCGCCGGCAGTcgggaagaggagaaagaagaggacAATGAAGCTCGAGAGCTAAAGCGACAAGAaggcgagaagatcaagctctCATTTGGAGCGAAGCCAGCTGCTTCTGAAACGAAGTCATCAGAAAGCCCCGCGCCTGACATGACAGCCCCTGAAGCAGAATCTTCGAAGACAGCAGACACAACTACGGACAAAGGGAAAGAGCCGGAAGTAGCACCAGCAAAGCCCGGTGGATTTGGAGGTCTTTCAATGAAGCTTGGCGGAAAGCCCCAGACCAAGAACGTTTTCgcccaggccaagaagaacgcCCTCGCTTCAGGATCGAAGAAACCAGCCAAGATTGAACAGCCAAAGAAAATGAGTGAGGCTGAACGTAtaatgaaggaggagatggagaagaaacgATCAAGAGAGTCTGCTGGATTTAGCTTTGGTATGGGCTCTGGTAAGAAGCAGAGAAACATCTGA
- the SPT4 gene encoding transcription elongation factor spt4 (BUSCO:EOG09265BBJ), translated as MSSSNYVSTGQARYLRACMVCSVVMTYARFRDEGCPNCEEFLHLQHSQDQIESCTSQVFEGVITLANPAKSWIAKYQRLDNYVPGMYAIKVSGQLPDEIRSTLEDEYRIQYIPRDGTEAENDA; from the exons ATGTCGTCTTCCAACTACGTCTCTACCGGCCAAGCGCGCTACCTACGAGCATGCATGGTCTGCTCTGTTGTCATGACCTACGCA CGCTTCCGCGACGAAGGCTGCCCGAACTGCGAAGAGTTTCTGCATCTCCAGCACTCTCAAGACCAGATTGAGAGCTGCACCTCCCAAGTCTTCGAAGGAGTTATCACCCTCGCGAACCCGGCCAAATCATGGATCGCAAAGTACCAGCGCCTTGACAACTATGTCCCTGGCATGTACGCCATCAAAGTGTCAGGTCAACTCCCCGACGAAATTCGATCGACGTTGGAAGACGAGTATAGAATACAGTACATTCC ACGTGACGGCACAGAGGCGGAGAACGATGCTTAG
- a CDS encoding hypothetical protein (EggNog:ENOG41~BUSCO:EOG092655M5) — protein MSERKVLQKYYPPDFDPSALQRRRGPKNAGPRIQQVRIMCPFTMRCTRCGAFSNRGLKKNARKETPPDEKYLGIQIVKLSFRCSSCSSEIIIKTDPKNQDYVVVSGAVRNNEPWRNRAAEEENVEQRLDRLEREEAEAAGEEELDKMEELEAKNQDAQREMAAADALDEIRHRNARINRSEKEGVDFVDTIVRTEDEERKQQEKEDEEAAKAAFAAARAQVESSAKIAEPEDAPVEPQASAPTFKRAVKKKKDHAAALGLKKKSS, from the exons ATGTCGGAACGCAAAGTACTACAGAAATACTATCCTCCCGACTTTGATCCGAGCGCTCTTCAGCGTCGCCGTGGTCCCAAGAACGCTGGACCTCGCATTCAGCAGGTTCGCATCATGTGTCCA TTTACTATGCGATGCACGCGATGTGGCGCTTTCTCGAATCGCggtttgaagaagaacgCTCGCAAGGAGACCCCACCGGACGAAAAGTACCTAGGAATACAGATCGTTAAGCTCAGTTTTCGATGCTCATCCTGCAGCTCagaaatcatcatcaagaccgaCCCGAAGAACCAAGACTACGTTGTAGTCAGTGGAGCGGTGAGGAACAATGAGCCGTGGAGGAATCGCGCGGCTGAGGAAGAAAACGTCGAACAGCGTCTGGACAGGttggaaagagaagaggcagaagccGCAGGCGAGGAAGAGTTGGACAAGATGGAAGAGCTGGAAGCCAAGAACCAGGATGCTCAACGAGAGATGGCCGCCGCTGATGCCTTGGATGAAATCCGCCACAGAAACGCTCGCATCAACCGATCCGAGAAAGAAGGTGTGGATTTCGTAGATACTATCGTACGAACAGAGGACGAAGAGAGAAAACAACAGGAAaaggaggacgaagaagctgccaagGCGGCATTCGCTGCGGCACGAGCCCAGGTGGAGAGTTCTGCAAAGATTGCTGAGCCAGAAGATGCTCCTGTCGAGCCGCAAGCCTCAGCACCTACCTTCAAGAGGGCGgttaaaaagaagaaggatcatGCAGCTGCTCTGGGACTGAAAAAGAAATCGTCATAA